From Onychostoma macrolepis isolate SWU-2019 chromosome 19, ASM1243209v1, whole genome shotgun sequence, a single genomic window includes:
- the LOC131525193 gene encoding uncharacterized protein LOC131525193 — translation MDSKLQQSSRFRRFSPLLLFCLVYHNGNTDIPVSGKKGGNITLTCEIEADKIVHVELIFESKDIDVCQTEECSGRVFKEGNCDVVIKNLSFSDAGKYFMRVHYNNDQTNVAQQKERMYQLHITDDISVKAGKPLKMHVLMSFADKVEKSSSEGWKEVWKRGHGVWSNRMNVSDENLIIKAFTDNDAGSYRVLDSKGEIFITVTVTESGTESAGKQDTDKDKTGDTEEHEKWILPVGVGLGILVLAVIGVVIWRCRHTGYMQTPVQENPEHPEIPLNNLN, via the exons GTTCAGACGCTTCAGTCCACTGCTGCTGTTTTGTCTCGTCTATCATAATG GAAACACCGATATACCTGTGTCAGGAAAAAAGGGAGGCAACATCACCCTGACATGTGAAATTGAGGCCGATAAGATTGTTCACGTTGAGTTAATCTTTGAGTCAAAAGACATTGATGTTTGTCAGACTGAAGAATGCAGTGGACGAGTATTTAAAGAAGGAAACTGTGATGTCGTCATCAAGAATCTGAGCTTCAGTGACGCTGGGAAATACTTTATGAGAGTCCATTACAATAATGATCAGACAAATGTGGCGCAACAAAAGGAGCGGATGTACCAACTTCATATTACTG ATGATATTTCTGTGAAAGCAGGCAAGCCACTAAAAATGCATGTTCTGATGTCCTTTGCTGATAAAGTGGAGAAAAGCTCCAGTGAAGGGTGGAAGGAGGTGTGGAAGAGAGGACATGGGGTCTGGAGCAATCGAATGAATGTCAGTGATGAAAACCTGATCATTAAAGCTTTTACAGATAATGATGCAGGATCGTACAGAGTTCTGGACTCTAAAGGAGAAATCTTTATCACAGTGACCGTCACAG AATCAGGTACAGAATCAGCGGGAAAACAAGACACAGATAAAGACAAAACTGGTGACACTGAAGAACATG AGAAATGGATTTTGCCAGTAGGAGTGGGTTTGGGGATTCTGGTTCTGGCTGTGATTGGTGTCGTCATATGGCGATGTCGGCACACAGGTTACATGCAGACTCCAGTACAGGAGAATCCAGAGCACCCAGAGATACCTCTTAACAATCTTAACTGA